The nucleotide sequence GTGTCTGTAAAGTTATAGCCATCCTGAGTCTGAAGTCTAGAATTACTAATCAGAATCAATTGATGGAACCTGACTTGTGATCATAACATTTAAAAGCTGCTAATGGTTCAgattagttaaaaaagaaagtctttagGATCAATGTAGGTACAAAAATCTGTGAATATCTTCCAGATTCTTTACTGTAATGTATGGCTGGTGACAAGTTCACAAATGATTATAATAGGAAATGGCtacttttctttgccttttaagtGAGAGACATGCACAGCAAGAGGGGTGTTTTGCCAGCATGATACATGTCAAACAGCCTCACAGAGAGTTTAATATTCATGTGTTATCTGGGAGGATTATAACACAAGTCACATTAAGTCGGAACACATTGTTACCTATGCTTTGAGTACTAGTTCCTTGACCTGGGGAATGAAGGTTTATGTGGCTCAAATTCAAGGTGTTCGTTTTCCATAGTAACGTGAGAAGATGGGATAGCAAGCCTGGTGCTTAGTAGTAACTGCCAACTACCACTAGAAAATTGAAGAGACGTATCATTCACTGAGAAGCTACTATGGTCAGGAGCCATGTTAGGTGTTTAGTTTGGTTATGAGGATTAACTGAATTAACACAAAAGGTATGCATCATTACCCACATTTGGGTTGGTTGCTTGAGGTTAGGGAGGTTAAATCCCTCCCTAGTGGGATGGAGTTGGAATAGAGCTGCTATTCACACCCAGTACTGTTCAATCTGTGCTCTGCCCACTATGGATATCATCTAAGTCAGTGGAAGGTTCTTCAAGATTACTAATCTCTTTATTCGCCATTTTTCCCCTTGAAACTCTTAAGAAAGGCTTTATATtgcttaaaattaatttccaacAGATTTAGATTTGATTTTGAAGAAATCataagggggagggagggataaatTGGCATATAGCTTGGCACATAAGTAGGCAAAGGAAGTGAGAGAACCTCCGTGACACAAATTTTAGAAGGCTATTCCaatatgatttttctattttttttaattctcagaaactttctcattttttagaattcaattttcctcagaaattttctcatttttttagaaTTCAGTTTTCCTAACAGCATCATGGTATCatcattgaacatttttttacCCTGAGTGGCTGCAACACCACCTTCTGATTTAAAGAAATTTGCTGTAAattaaagatgaaacaaaatgactaaaatggtTTCCTGCTGGTTCTAGGATTTATTTTAGAAACGGAATGAGTACTAATATCCATTTGGGAGGTTTCTCCCTTTTGCCAATTTAGTATTTTTACTGGTCTGACTCCATATGCTCTGCCTTTTGGTCTTTGCTTAAATGTATGAACCCGGTGATGCGTGAGCATTTGTCTTTGATTTCCGTAGGTTGGATGATATGAAAGGGCACCCAAGAGCAGTATCCCAGCCTTTCAGGTACTGTTACTGAGGTGAATTTCTAGTAGCTTGTAAATAAATGCTCCCCTTTAGATACATTTCCCAACCCCGGAACTGGTGAAAAACTGCACACAGCTTTTCACTTTTTAAgtcccttcctttctgttccaGATTGTTACGCTGTGCCTTATTTTTAATGCTCACCATGAAGGGGATTTTGGTTTTCCTGAGGTGCCCGCAGGTGTGGCTGTGGTAGGGACATCAGTGTAGTCTGTGCTTCCGGCACGTTCTGGGGTCTCTAAGAAACCACGCTTGCTCAGCAACGTGCCTTTCAATCCAGTGACCGATTTTGCCTCGAGCTTTTAACATTTCTGTTAGTCCTTCCCCCCCCAGTTTTAcatatgttctttattttctagttttatttccttccccgTCCTCCATCTGAAGAGGAAACATTAGTGTttctctctggagaaatgtccCCCAAACAGTCCCGGGGTGGTTTCAAGATACCAGTGGTACCAGAGTGTAGTGCAGGGCTTGGTGAGGGCCGTGGACATGTTTGCCAAGACTGTTGATGGGATAGGGGTAGAAAGCTGATTCACCCCTCACCTCTGGTTCTTATTCAGCCCGAGGTTTTAGGGTTGTTTCGTGCGGGCAGTTCGAAGAGGGCTCAGACTTCTCCAGAAACTTGAGCGGCTTTTTTGTACCACTTTTCCCATTCGTGTTTTAGAGGCAAACCATGTACTTGAAATGTTGTTTGTGGGGAGGATGATGAAGGAAAGAGTCTACAAGTAAGTAAGCTTTCTAGAGCAGATAGGAAAACAAGGTCCAGGTGCATTAAATGGTTTGTTCGGGTTAAAACAGGTTTGGTATTAAAACCATGACTGTGCCCTGGCTGTTCAGGTTTGAGTCTGTTTTCCCTCAAACATTAATGAACATCCTCTCTGAGTCTGGCATTGGACTAGCCACTGGGAATAGAAATGAGAGATAGTCCTTTGCCCTCAGTAGAGCTTATATCAAGGGAAATAGACAAATACCAGACAATGAAGTATGGCATAAGGGCTATGATTTACTATGAGAATATATGACGAAACAGTACGCTTACCCTGCCTGGGAATTCAGTGCAGGCTTGCTGTATAGGGAACTAGCTGATTGGACAAGCAAAGGATAAGCAGTGGGAATGAGGCAGTTGGAGGTAAGGAGAGAAGATGCTCTGGCAGGAAAAACAGCAAACTGGACACAGGTGTGAGTGCAGTTCATTCAGGGAACTCAGAACAGTTCGTGTCGCTGGAGTATAGAGGTGCCTGATGGGAAAGTGTGGGTAGAGAGGACCTGCTCACAAAGGCTGGTGCCAGAGTTTGGAGGGTTTCATAAGTACAGCCAAGGAGCTCCGGCTTCCTGGGCACTGAGGAAAGATTAAATGGTTTAAACAGTGGGGTGAcgtaattaaatattttagattccacCGGAGACTattcagaatttgaatttttaggaATAAGATTAAAAGAGGTTGCTAGTAGTCAAGAGGAGGGAGTAGTGATGGCCTCAGCCAGGGCAGTTGCAGAGCGGAAGGACAGGTTTAAAACATAAAGAAGTAGAACTAAGGACATGCGAAGAAAGAATGCTGCCATCAAAGAAGGGAAGTGCCAAGCGTGGCAAGATCATGGTTAAGGACAGGACTATGgagtctggatttgaatcccagctctgtcccttgCTCGCTGAGTGACTTTGGATGAGGAGCTTTTCCTCTGTGGCCCCATTTCCTCACTTGCAAAAGGGGGATTGCAATCTTagctacctcatagggttgttgtgaggacgaGCTGAATTACCATCTATAAGGCTCTCAGAAGACAGTCTGGCACAGAGCGAGTGCTCTGTTGGCTTTGACTGCTGCTACTGTCACTGTTGTCGTGACCTGCTGTGATCTCTTTAATGTTACTAGTTTACCGTGTCTTAGTTGGTTGCTGGGTGTTAGCATGACACAGCTCTTGTGTGACATTTTGCCCCTTTGTCTCCATAAAGATTGACTTCGTCCCCACAAGGATCTGCAACTACTTTGAAGACCTCGAAAGTGGCTTTGTCCCCTTCAGCGACGGCCAAGAGGATAAACAGGGGTTCTTTGTCCTCAGGCGCCAGTGTACGAAGGTGATTTTTCTCTACTTCTCAGATACcggtgggagggacagggagtCTGTAGCAGACAAGGAGTTTGGCTGAAGTTTGTCAGAGGCGGGGAccggggagaaggggagaaatcgCAGAGGGCCCCGTGACCCTCGGGGGCTTCTGTTCCTGTCTCACGGGGTGGGGGACAAGGCTGTGGAGGGAGTGCCGTATGGCATCCCTTTCTACAGTGAAGCTCCGGCTTGCCTAACGTGATCAGGAAATCGGAGTTCCGTGGCACATACTAATGCTATGTGGTATGGTCATTTCTCCTGCGATGGGTAGGGACGTTAGAATGAATACGTGTAAGCTAAATCTTACACTTAAGTCTACTTTTTACTCTCCCGTCATATAGCCCTTTTCCTGTACTCTCCACCTCAGGACACATAGAGCCCCCAGATGTACTGTCTCAACATCTCCTGTCAGAGTAGTTAAGCCAGCTTCTTGGGTCTGAATTAACTGCTTAGATAGGAAGTTAATGTGTATAACTCAAGGCCCCATATCATACTATCACCAAGAGCGATAAAGAAGCCATTCTGTCGCCATTTGCATTGATCGGAACTGTCTGCATCCCATTCCCCTCATGTCCTAATGATGTGTTGTAGAAACATGAACTCTGCATGAGTATACATCGTTGTctatgtcccccccccccccacaacctgTGTTTTCCATTCAGCTTTTCCATAAACTCCCGGCTAGCCAGTTCTCTAGGCAACTTGAATGCTGCGACACAGGAGCCAGAGAACAAAAAGCCCTCCTCGTCCTCTAAGGCGGGTTTCATAACCAGCCCGCTCACCAGCCTCTTGAACGGCAGCTCCCAGCCGCCCGCCAGAAACTACCCTGAGCTCAACAACAACCGGTACAGCCGGAGCAACAGCAGCGGTGGGGGCACCCTGAGCAGCCAGCCGAGCCCGCACGGCGTCAAGACCGAGGAGCACCCCACCCTCCTCCGGCCCTCCTACACCggcctctcttcttcctcagcGAGATTCCTGAGCCGTTCAATCCCCGTAAGTTCGCAGACACCACCGCTTGGTCCTCAGAACCCTGAACGCAACTTTTGTGCCTTGCCTTCCCAGCCAAGGCTGCCACCCAAGAAATTTAATAGCGCCAAGGAAGCCTTCTGAGCGATGCCTTCCCTCTGTGCTGTGGAACTGTCCATGCACGTCCATTCTGCTGGCTCCTCTTCAAGTAAATGCCAAGTTTCAACTggggtttcttccttccttctttttgtctcctcctcccactcctttTTAGGTGATTTCGAAGGGAAACAGCTTTCATTCCCTTCATCATGGACACTGTTGACTGAAGTTACTTTTCAGTTACTTTTCAGTTAAGTTTGCAAATCACTCTGAATATCTGGTGCCAAGCCAGGAGCTGATTCATACAGTAGACAGTATTGGCTTTGGTTGTGGTGGTTTTAGGAATCGTCGCTTTTCCACATCACATGCTAATGAATGAATTTCagactatttatttttaagattttatttatttgtttggcagcgagagacacagcgagagagggaacacaagcagggggagtgggagagggagaagcaggcttcccgcggagcagggagcccgatgtggggctcgatcccaggaccctgggaccatgacctgagccgaaggcagacgcttaacgactgagccacccaggcgccttctcAGAGTATTTAAATGTGGAAGGTGCTGAATGAACAGGGTCTTCTCAGAACTAACCATTAGGCCCCTGAATAAGTCACCTCCTGCAGGGCACTGACCCTACAGAATTAACATGGCAAACGGAAGGTGTTGATAAGGAAGACTTATAGGTCGGTATCTGGGATGtcggggaggggaaggcagagtaTCAGGAAGATGTTTAGAATTAGCCATCACTCTTCCGGAGACAGGACTAAAGTTTGCCAAACACATTCTCCCCGTGAACTCAGTACTTAGGTTGCCAAGCTCCCCACAACCCAAGCTTTTAATCAGAAATCCCTGTTAGGTCAAATCTGTTGGTTCACCCCCTGCTATGAATCACTTTAATCACATATTTTGATTGCCTCGAAGGGAATCGAGATCTGTGGGAATGTGAGTTTTGATTTGagagaacaagaacaaaatgGGAAGGAGAAATCGATCTCACAGATCAAAGAAATGTGAATTGGAGTGATTCTAGTCAGGGCACAAGCCAGCTCCAGTATCCTGGGAGGGCTGAGACCTGGGATTCCTTCATGCCTGATATTCTTCAAACATGTTCTCAGCCATTGTCCAGGGAGAGGCTGATTTCTGCAGgagagcggggggagggcagCGTGCCTTTTTTGGGGAACAAATAGCCCCATGGGAATAGTTAACGAGACCACTTTCCTTAGATGATAGTTTAGGGACCACCTTTCCTAACACGAGGATGcagtgcacgtgtgtgcacgcacatgtgtgtTGGTTGGACTTATTACCACTCTCATCCCTACCTCAACCTcttttcagaggttttttttttttttttttttcctctctctctgttctatGCACACACAGTCCTTCCTGGcacatacagttgacccttgagcaacacaggCTTGAACTGCaagggtccacttatacatggatttctttcaataaatacgGTACAGTaagtgtgttttctctttcttatgattttccaaataacatttccttttctctagtttactttattgtaagaattcagtatat is from Zalophus californianus isolate mZalCal1 chromosome 4, mZalCal1.pri.v2, whole genome shotgun sequence and encodes:
- the CDC14A gene encoding dual specificity protein phosphatase CDC14A isoform X6 translates to MHNVTAVVRLNKKIYEAKRFTDAGFEHYDLFFIDGSTPSDNIVRRFLNICENTDGAIAVHCKAGLGRTGTLIACYVMKHYRFTHAEIIAWIRICRPGSIIGPQQHFLEEKQPSLWVQGDIFRSKLKNRPSSEGSINKILSSLDDMSIGANLSKIQNVERFGENNLEEDEDVEMKNSITQGDKLRALKSQRQPRSSPSCAFRLDDMKGHPRAVSQPFRLTSSPQGSATTLKTSKVALSPSATAKRINRGSLSSGASVRSFSINSRLASSLGNLNAATQEPENKKPSSSSKAGFITSPLTSLLNGSSQPPARNYPELNNNRYSRSNSSGGGTLSSQPSPHGVKTEEHPTLLRPSYTGLSSSSARFLSRSIPVSSQTPPLGPQNPERNFCALPSQPRLPPKKFNSAKEAF